The following nucleotide sequence is from Triticum dicoccoides isolate Atlit2015 ecotype Zavitan chromosome 7B, WEW_v2.0, whole genome shotgun sequence.
AATAATAGGTAATAATTGCAAACCGTGCAACAGAAAAATGCAACAAGATATTCATAGGTTTTCAGGACTGCGGTACCAGACTTTTGTAGAACAATACTACTACAGACATGTCCAATTCTCGATATAGTGGTGAGCTTAGTCTCTGTAAGACCTAACTAACCATGTCCATCATTTCTCTGATTATTTTATTAGCTATTGGGCAAAGGGCATAAATATGACACTGAAACCTAGCCTAAAATCTCTTTACACAAGAAATCAAAAGGATTTGGAATGATTTGTTAAAGTAAAACATGTCTAAATCCTGCAATAAATAGATCTGCTCCAAGCTATCATGACAGACACACGTAAGATGGCTCCGTGGCCATCAATCATCTCCTACAAGCCTACAATCCAATACATGATCCTGCATAAGCCAAGTTTTAATTTACAAGAGCATCACATCAACTGAGCTCGTATGCTAGTTAACTTATAACCAGCAACAGACAGCCACAGTTGACGGTGGTAGATGCATGAAGAAAACTGAATTATAACAGAACAATTCATTGAGAAGTTGACtatgatgcaacatgcaagcatttAACTAAATTAGTTGTGCTCCAAGGTATTCTAGAAGACAGGTGCAGCTTCAAGTCAGCAAGGAGTAAAACCTGCCTCTTCTCATTGCCAGCTACAACAAAGGGTACAAACAGCAAACACACAAAAAAATTGACTATTAAGAAGACCACTAGATCAAGAGGTAAATCAATCAATTCTTCAGTTCAAGAAACAGTGATGTGAGGCATAAAGAATGCTTAATATCAAGTATGGAGAAGAACACTAGATGAATATAGAATAAAGCATGTCCTCAGCCCAAGAAAATAGAGACATAAGGCGGATGAGCTCGACAATATTTCAAAAGCAGAACAAAAAGGCTTGGTAATTTTAGCATCAACACAAGCAGTAGTCACTTCATCCCGAAATGGTATCTAAAGTCTGAAACAAGCATAGGTTTCATGCAACCACATGGCAGTCACTTCTGATCGACACAAAAAGAAGAAATCAGCAGGCCCATACTTGATCCAATACATAGACATTCGCAACTCACGAGGATACGAAAGGTGAAGCGTCGACAGCCTGACCTTTTACTGTTCTGAAGAAATCATGCGGAACAAGAGTTTGTTTGAGCCGATGCCTAGAGGGATAGATGTCTTGGAAGCTAGCAACCAGTTTGCCATCAGTGTCAACGTAAAACAGCCAAAAACCAAAACTGACCATCAAGAGCATGTCACCACCACCCGAAGCAACGGTCGCATACCAATAGCCCTCACCATCATGGCCTTCAAGCTTTCCCCTGATTTCTGTGATCGGCAATGCAACTCGGTACTTTAAGTCCCAAACCCCACTGTCGTAGTTCGTTAACACCCATATATCAACAACTTCAGCAGCCTTGTTACAGCAATAGATGCCAAGCATGTCATCCATCTCAAAGATGAATGACTTGGCGGGATCAGCTGGAGCACGCATCTGCCTAAACGACTCAGCTGTGGTGTCAAATACTACCAGTTCCCTTCCAGCCTCACAATCCTCCAGTGGGTTCTCGCCTGGGCGATAAAACAGGCACCAATGCAGGCTATCACGCACCCTGGCAGGTCCGTGGAAGTAAGCCGACGAGAATTTGGGCTCCGACAACCCGATGTACCTCGGGGGCTGGTCGGATCCGAGCGCGAAGACATAGCAGCCATTTTTGCCTGTAGGCGAGTCACAGTCACTGTCGTCCCCCCAGTCCATTGCGCCCCTCCACTGCAGTAACAGCCGGTACTCGCCGGTAGGTCCGTGTAGGTACATCCCCAGGATGTTGAAGTCCGGCAGGGGCGGGAGGGAGGCGTGCTGACGCGTTACCGGGTTGCAGACGGTGAGGCGGGCGCGATTGCCAAGCATGCCAGACTTGGCGACGATGAGGAGGCCGTCGCAGCAGAGCTCCAGACTGAAGGACTCGTCAAGCCGGGCGACGGTGTGGAActgggcgtcggcggcggcggcccggtGGTCGAAGGCGAGGAAGGTACGGTACCCGTTGTCGGCGACGATGGGGAGGGCGGGCTGGCGGGCGTGGTGGGCCAGGAGGAAGCGGCgggtggaggtggcgcggcgcCAGGCGCGGCGGACGGCGCGGCAGCGGATGAGGGATCTGGGGTCAAGGCGGGCGAAGATCTCGCAGAGGACGATCTCTTCAGGGAGGTTGCGGAGGAGAGGCGTCGCTCCTGCGGCCGCGGCCGCGGCATCCGCCATGGTCGGCGGCCGAGGGGAGGTTGGTGTTTCTGTTTCGGGGAGAGTTGGAATGGGGATTTGTTTTTCCTTGAGAAAAGAAAAGGAATGGAGATAGGCGTAGTTAGTAGTACTAGAATTCTGGGCTGTGGAATGGTAGCGGCTCTCAAACGGGCTGAGCTTAGCCCAGAAGCAGATCACTGTGAACTTATCTTTCTGAATGGAGATCACTGTTGCCCTCCCAAAAGAAAATGGAGATCAGTGTGAACTGATTTTTTTGAGACACAGATCACTGTGAACTGAAACATCCTTTTCAATTACTCATGTTTTTTCCTAAAAAAAATTTACTCGTGTTTCGGAAATCCAACTCTAACCCGGAGCTCATGCTCCTCCGATGAAAGGTATAGGAAATAAAATatcaaacaaattcaaaaaaaattgtatgCATCAAAGATGAAGGACTCTTCTAGGTGCATACAAATTTTCACACGGAGATGACATCCGAGGAGCCTGGTACAAAAACACAGAATCGAAGCTCGAATTTTTTGTGCAACTTCATCTTTTGATCTTTCATTTTGTTTTCTTTGTACCGAACTCCTCAGATAGCATGTCAGCGTGGAACTTCGCAACCACCTAGAAGAATCTCTCATTTTTCATGCGTAGTTTTTTTAGCTTGTTTTAAACAGGTTATCATTTCGAATTACTTCACTCGGTGCAGATGTACTTGAGCTCCTAACGCTACTCTCCTTGTGATTCCTTTTTTTTTTTGCCATGGATACATTATACACTAGGAATCTTATTTTACCATATATCATTtcgcacgtgcatatgagtttttcacTGAATCGTACATTTCAAGATCATAGCAGTTATACCATAGAATATAAGCTCGTAATTATGAATAATAGAAATataaataatacaatattattgcctctagggcatatttccaacaaccgcgTTATCCTAATCGACCAACACCATTTGTGGATTCTAGGTCGGTGCACAGTTGGCCATTGTACACCTTTGGAATAGATCGATGTCGTCTTATTTTAAAAAGTAACTTGGTCTATGAATATACCGATAGAATTCAAGCCTCTTACAATAGCTGGAAAAAAAATCCATCAATGATATTATGTGAATTTCTAAATGATTACACTTCATTTTAGGAAGTACTTTAGTACAACAATTTGGATATGCATCTAATTGATAGATACTACTGAATTGCTTATGGTGGATATGTATACAATTAATATCTGCCTTGCAATGGCCATATATATTTAGATGTCATGCACCTCATTCACCTAATCATCACAACAACAAGAACCTTGATTGATCCCAAAGCTGCATAAGCGCATCCATCAACCCAAAGTCGTACCATCACAAATCTGTCACCATGAGGACCTGCAGTCTCCTACTCATCATTATCGCCGTTGTTGATGTGGCTTATCCCGTTGCCACGTCCGCCCAAGTAGCATGGTATCCAATTGGGGACGTCAACAATGAACCGCACGTCCAAAAGCTCGGCAGGTGGGCAGTGGCGGAGCACGTCAAGCAGGTGCACGATGGGCTCAAGTTCATCAAGGTGATGAGCGGTGAAAAGGCGCCTGATGCCGGTGTGAAATATCACCTCATCATCAAAGCATTCAACAGCAACAACAAACCTGCTAGATACGAAGCATATTTGGTTGATGAGGCTAGGAGCAACACGCGCACCCTCATCTTCTTTAGCCCCGTGAACTAAGCGATGACCAACTGGGTGGATAGTATTTTGGATGTAATAAACATGTACTAATGAGAATAAATAATTTTTGTAAGCAATatggaaaaatatttgaatttgagataacaAGTTTTTGGTCTACAAATTTCAAAACGGTAGGTTTGCTCCATCATTAAATTGTCAACACTAAAAAGTTCCCCAGAAGAAAAACTGATTGTCATATTGCATCTCGACTTTTCTCGGCATTATACTTGGCTTGCAATTTCTTGGTGCTATGTACTATAGGCTACCACGCACATCGTCGCATCGTTCTTCACTTGTGGGATTAATCTCTCTCGTAGATTATTGTAGTTGATTGTTTTATTTTGACTTTATCTGTGTTGGGTTGGTTTTTAACtatattttggttttattttttccaTTCTTATATTGTGTTGGGCTACCTTTGGAGACGGTATTTGATCTGAAAGGAGAGTGAACTTGTTCTAGCGTGGTTATGGTGTCCTTACATGTTTCGGCTTTGGTGTCAGCCAAAGGTGATTGTGTGAGCCCGTTGGGGGACTATATTCCACATTCAAACAGTGGAATTGCTAGTACAAAAATGTTACTCATGTTTCAGAAATCTAAGTCTGACCCCGAGCTCATGCTCCCCCAATGAAAGGTAAGGAAATAAAATgtcaaacaaattcaaaaaaatcttAAAAAATTACGCATCAAAGATGAAAGACTCTTCTAGTGCGTACAAACTTTTGCACTGAGATGGCATCCGAGGAGCTCGGTATACCAAAAAACAGAATCAACGATCAATTTATTTTTTTGCAGCTTTGGACATTTTTTTAGCTTTCATTTCGTTTTCTTTGTACCGAGCTCCTCGAATGTAATGTCAGCGTGAAACTTTGCAAGCACCTAGAAGAATCTCTCATCTTTGATGTgtaaaaaatcatttaaaaaatgtgctAGGTATTTTTTTGAATTACTTCACTTGGGTGCATCTCATGGTTTCCAATTCTTCTTTTTTTCGCCATGGGTACATTATATACATAAAAAGATCGGTCTCATGAGACCCACACCCACCCCGACTGCAAATTTTAGCTCAAGGTCTCATGTATTGCGTATTGAAAAGGTGTGCCATTTTTTTGGGGGCCCTCCAAGACATTTTACAGTCTCCAATGGCGAATGGCCTCCAATGGATAAATCGGCCTGATATGCCATAGAGAGCATAACACCtgtttttcctcaaaaaaaaaaacaaaaaaaaaacttgaCAGTCTGCACAGTAGAGTCTAGATAACAGCGGATCCTGAATAGCTTCATACTTGGAGCATTTTCCGGCGACAACACTGTGTCCGGATCATCTGAGTCTTCCCAAATATGGTGAATATTTTGGAGGTTCCATGAAAACTGGAAGGGAAGCCGTGCATTGCTGCGGCCTGACGTCTGAAAGAAAAAACTTAAAAGACAGAAGACTATTAATAGAAAGATTTAAAAATATGCAAAGTTCAATACTAGTATCTATTTTCTACAAAATTTTGTGTTCATCTTTCTGGTTGAAGAGCCTAATCCAtccttggttttttatttttttacctcTGCAAAACAGCATTACTTACACTGAATATCATTATGCTTCCTAAATTGATATTATCTCATCTACTGCCTGACTTATTTCCGACTCATGCAATCGAAAGAGCTTGGCGTCTCACATGCCCATTTTAAAAGAAATCATGCAGACTTTTCTCACAGTCAACGACTGCATCACAGGAAAACATGTGTGCCATATACCAAAGCTCCCATGCTAAATCACTAAAGTTTAAAATGGAAAATTATCCAAATACAGTTGGAAGGTGAAATAAATCAATTGGACTTGGTTATGAAAGGGGCCAGCAGTAAAAGACCACGTTCTGAAGACTTGGCCACATGCATAATGCATTTCTGAATATTGTGGTACACATATACAGCATGTAGAAAAACTAATCTGAAATATCCGCAAGTggaaataataataatatgctCCAGAAGAAAATGAAGAGCTGCTACCTACTGCTGTCCTTTGTTCGTGATAACATATCACGGCATTTTCTCCAGGAAGCGCTCAAGAGAGTCCCTCCTGGCAATGGGGGACCTGCAAAGAAGGTTAagttgttactccctccgtcccataatgtaagacgttttttgatactacactagtgccaaaaaacgtcttacattatgggacggagggagtacctttttaAATCATGAATTCATATAACGCAGGAAAGATGGCTTACATGGCACTCGTGTAATCACGCAGTAATGAGGCTGAGAAGAGGTCATAGAAAATTAAAAgcatgccaattttttttacctGGATAGCATGCCAAAAAACGAGTAAAACTTATCAATTAAAGCAACAATGATCTTAAAGCGAAACAGATGAAAATGCTGAAACCTGATGTATCTGGCTTCATTTCTCTCATAGACAACAAACATCAATTAAGCATCCGAAAGTAGGAATTCTTAATACTTCCCCAAACAAAATGAAGCAATTAACTAGATGTACCTGAAGCACTGAGCCACATGTGTACAGTTGGAACACCGAAGCACACAAGTACCTCAAAATGCAGAGCTGATAAACCTCATAAACAGGACTAGATGGGACACATGATATATGATCATATTTCAGAGATATGAACAATTGTGAATAGTATTTTTGTGAATCTCTTACCCAATCAAAATGTATCTGTTGGACTCTGAGAAACAGGTTATCATAATGACTTTTTTGCAGTGATCCTACCAGGAAAGCGTGACTGCCAATCAAAAACACCAGTCAGAAAAAGACTCTGTTACAGAGATTGTTAGATGACTTAGCTGAAACCATTTATCACTAGTTTTTTTTTCAGAAATTAATTAAATCATAGAGTTCATCTTGTTGCAGAAAAGACACTAAGTGCAGGGCTGCAAAGATATAGGCAGAACAATGAGATGAAATGACTTCGGCCATGTTATACGTTGAAAATCCTTCAAGCTATTTTACTAGTTACTCAGCTATACATATATAATCTCAAGCCTCGACACAAACATCATTTTCAACGCCTCCATTCACTTTGGCACAATAATCTGCTGCTACGTCAGGATATCAGCACACTAATCTGCTAGTGAACTTAGCACATCTAACTATTTTATAAGAAAAGCTTTCATTAGATTTGTTCGCTAGAGTGGCACTGTATATTGCAATGGTGTTAGTTTGTCTGTAATCCAATTTCAGTTCCTGTTGAAAAGGTAcatatcatgttcataatcaacaaAACGTCTGCTCTGTtctatttatttttcttataaGTGGTGCCTTGTATTATTTCCCCACTTAATGAATCCATTGACGAAGGTTTCTGCAAGAAATCTTTTCCCCTGGAATGGTAAAGCATGTTCCTGAATCTTCTAAAATGATTAGATGCCATGTCAAATCCAGTGGTTTCTTGTGGCATTTATCTGTTCGCAAGCTCTACTAAGTGTCTAAGACACATTATATGTCAGACACAATCACATTTGCATCATTTGCCCTTACCCTTAGGACAGCCAATAAATATCAGTTGCATTTGCAGCTTGCCAAATCCACTAGCTTGTCACTAACTTTGAACAAGAGCATGTCGCTATTCGAGCGCAAATCAAGCAGGAAAACAGCAGCAATCATCACTTCATCAGCAACGCGCTAAGTCGAATACCGTTGATGCTAAGTAGCTTGCCACCAATCCACCATACCAAAGAGACTAACATAGTGTCATCTGATCGTTGAATCAAGATCTACATTACAAGTCAAAGAAACAACAAATACTAGGGAGATATCTTCTCATGAAGCTAGAAGAAAAGCTCACGCGAAATCTTTCACCAAGATGGCTTTCTCCACAATCTCATCACCCTCCTCCTTCCGGTGCTCTCCGCCTCTGGTCCCCTCGGCACACCCCTCATCCCGTCCCAGCTCTTGGCCGATCACAACAACTCTGTCTCCGCGCCCGACGACGACCTCGTCGGCGCCGCCGTCACTGCCGCCCCTCGCGCCAACAAGGGCGTCGGGAATGACCCCGTAGGTGGGTCCCGCGTCCTCCACGCAGCCTCCACGAGGCGCTAGCGGGTCAACGTCGTCCTCGTCATCGGAAAGGGGGAGGTGGGGGAGGCGGGAGGAGACGGCCAACGCTGCAAGGGAGAAAGCCTTGGCGATGGACTCCGGTGGGAGCGCGCAGTCCTCCAGGCCCGCATCCTCCAGCCGCGGCGGCCGGATGGGCTCGCCGGCGATGTGCCTTCCTTCCTCGGTCATTTTGGTTCGCTGACTGGTCTGGAGGTCTCTGGGCTAGCGAGTCTGGACTCTGGACGCGGGTGGAGGCTTCCATGATGAACAGTTAACCGAGTCACACTATTTCACCAAGATCACCATGTTCAAAAAGTGCATTTTACATCTTAAAAAAAAgcaactccaacagatgatgtaaatTGGTGATGTAAAAGTATAACTCCAAAAGATATTTCAAAAGGAGATGTAAAACTAGTCGGCATGAGCGTCGGCGGCCGAGCGTCCACTGGTAgaaaaaagggcctaatgtgaagcacattagtcccggtttgtaacaaaaCCGGCACTAAAGTGACCATTAGTGCCAGTCCCAAAGGCTAAGGGTGAAaagatcattagtaccggttcgtggcaaacctttagtaccggttcatgtcacgaaccggtactaaagagactgTTGCAtgctgtggtcaggctggggccccaccaacacctttagtaccggttcatgccacaaaccggtactagaggTTTCTAGTTGATTCATTCTGCAGCggcttttagtcccaccttgctccgctaacagagtttttaccaccttaaatatgttacctgtcaaactatcacaaccacttggtcttcattgaactctatgtgtagaatttgtggccagaatatgagtcttctccggtttctaaaccggtgaggactcatattgttaATTCAGATTGTAcataaaaagatcattgatgatcaatatatttttgatgtatttctttgtagtagtagcgcgttttggcgTGAACCGGTACTATATTTTTATGTACTTCATTGAACTATACATTTTGGCGTTCAGATGCAaaattcaaatccatgtcatcaactttcaaccctttctgacataatttcttattttcgatgcatttactgatttgttttgcgagctaaatgaccgtgaaattgaaaagcactacaaaatgaactctgaaaaggttgaaacttggcaaggtatcatcatttcacccgcatagtatgtgcaaaaaagtagagagggttacgtcaaaaactggatgcacttcgtgtacaaactggacaatctctttcgaagtatcagggttttggacgaaaactcatctgttacaccagctattcaaaattttaataacttattacaactccggactttttatgcgttcagatgcacaattcaaatccacgtcatcaattttcaaccctttctgacataattttcaagttacggacccagtccgtgtagttgctaccatcatctttcaacttagctttctctaggaacacattaaaattcaggagaacggtagcacgggccattgatctacaacatagatatgcaaatactatcaggactaagttcatgataaattaggttcaattaatcaaattacttaagaactcccactgagatagacatccctcaagtcatctaaatgatacgtgatccaaataaactaatccatgttcgatcatcacgtgagatggagtagtcatcaatggtgaacatctatatgttgatcatatctactactccctccgttccaaaatagatgacccaactttatactaaagttagtacaaagttgggtcatctattttggaacggagggagtatacgattcacgttcgacctgtcggtctccagtgttccgaggccatgtctgtacatgctaggcttgtcaagtttaacccaagcattccacatgtgcaaaactgtcttgcaccgttgtatgtgaacgtagagtctatcacacccgatcatcacgtggtgtctcaacacgacgaattgtaacaacggtgcatactcggggagaacacttttaccttgaaatttagttaagggatcatcttataatgctaccgccgtactaagcaaaataagatgcataaaagataaacatcacatgcaatcaaaatatatgacatgatatggccatcatcatcttgtgcttttgatctccatctccaaagcatcgtcatgatctccatcgtccccgacttgacaccttgatctccatcgttgtgtcgtggtcgtctcgccaactattgcttctacaactatcgctaatgcatagtgataaagtaaatcaattacatggcatttgcatttcatacaataaagagacaaccataaggctcctgacggttgccgataacttctacaaaacatgatcatctcatacaataacgtatatcacatcatgtcttgaccatatcacatcacaacatgccctgcaaaaacaagttagaggtcctctactttgttgttgcaagtttaacaTGGCCGCtaagggtttctagcaagaaccgttcttacctatgcatcaaaccacaatggtgtttcttcaagtttgttgttttaaccttcttcaaggaccggttgcagtcaaattcgattcaactaaagtaggagaaaaagacacccgccagccacctttatgcaaaactagttgcatgtctgtcggtgcaaCTGgtatcatgtgcgtggacatgtaaggttggtctgggacgcttcatcccacaatagtgccgaatcaaaataaggcgttggtggtaagcaatatgactatcaccgctttcacgcccaatatgcgatactatcctaaagagactcgaaggtcccaccaagcatagaaccgcatattgaaacacttttgcaaggtggatatcattatatcaacattacataatagatggggatacatacaaaaggcatacaatgccacccgaatacaacatcatcatacataagaacaccatccaactacggatgaaacacaaacagtaactcaaacgacatccaccctgctagcccaggctgccgacctggaacctaccccctgatcgaagaagaagcagaagaagaactcaagcaagcaGGCAtccctctcgcgtcatgatcatcgcataacctgtacctgcaactgttgttgtagtaatctgtgagccacgaggactcagcaatcccattaccatgggtatcaagactagcaaagcttaaagggaatggaaggggtaaactggtgaggttgcagcagcgactaagcatatatggtggctaacatacgcaaataagagcgagaagagagcaaatggaatggtcgtgaagctagcaatgatcaagaagtgatcctgaactcctacttacgtcaaacataacccaaaaaccgtgttcactttccggactccgccgaaaagagaccatcacggctacacacgcggttgatgtgttttaattcggatctggtgtcaagttatctacagtcggacattaacaaattcccatctgcccataaccgcgggcacaactttcgaaagtttataccctgcaggggtgtcccaacgcccatcataagctctcgcgatcaacgaaggatataccttctcccaggaagacccgatcagactcggaatcccggtttacaagacatttcgacaatggtaaaacaagacccgctgtgccgacaaatcccgataggagctgcacatatctcgttctcaaggcacaccggatgagccagacgtcgggttggcatagaccctgattgcctaggggcgccggacatcgctcggtttggaccaacacttagacaagcattggcccggggggctaaaataaagacgaccctcgggttaattactcccaagggaaatgtaggtgatggtgaggcaaatggtaaaaccaaggttgggccttgctggaggagttttattcaaagcgaactgtcaaggg
It contains:
- the LOC119341860 gene encoding uncharacterized protein LOC119341860; protein product: MADAAAAAAGATPLLRNLPEEIVLCEIFARLDPRSLIRCRAVRRAWRRATSTRRFLLAHHARQPALPIVADNGYRTFLAFDHRAAAADAQFHTVARLDESFSLELCCDGLLIVAKSGMLGNRARLTVCNPVTRQHASLPPLPDFNILGMYLHGPTGEYRLLLQWRGAMDWGDDSDCDSPTGKNGCYVFALGSDQPPRYIGLSEPKFSSAYFHGPARVRDSLHWCLFYRPGENPLEDCEAGRELVVFDTTAESFRQMRAPADPAKSFIFEMDDMLGIYCCNKAAEVVDIWVLTNYDSGVWDLKYRVALPITEIRGKLEGHDGEGYWYATVASGGGDMLLMVSFGFWLFYVDTDGKLVASFQDIYPSRHRLKQTLVPHDFFRTVKGQAVDASPFVSS
- the LOC119336325 gene encoding uncharacterized protein LOC119336325: MTEEGRHIAGEPIRPPRLEDAGLEDCALPPESIAKAFSLAALAVSSRLPHLPLSDDEDDVDPLAPRGGCVEDAGPTYGVIPDALVGARGGSDGGADEVVVGRGDRVVVIGQELGRDEGCAEGTRGGEHRKEEGDEIVEKAILVKDFA